In uncultured Desulfuromonas sp., the genomic stretch AAATCAGCGCCTCAATGCCGCGTTGAAAGCCAAGTTCAAGCCGACGAACATTATCGGCAATTCCAAGGCCATGCTTGAAGTGTATGAGCTGGTCGGCAAAATTACTTCTGCCAAAACCACGGTGCTGATTCTCGGTGAAAGTGGTGTTGGTAAGGAACTGGTGGCCAGCGCTATTCATTACAACGGCTCATTGGCGGACGGTCCATTCGTCAAATTCAACTGTGCTGCGTTGCCGGAAAGTATTATTGAAAGCGAACTGTTTGGCCATGAAAAAGGGGCCTATACCGGGGCGTCCAACTATCGCACCGGCCGCTTTGAAGAGGCCGATGGCGGCACAATTTTTCTCGATGAAATCGGCGAACTTTCCCTGGGTATGCAGGCTAAATTGCTGCGGGTGTTGCAGGAAAAAACCTTTGAGCGAGTCGGCAGCAACCGGCCGATCACGGTGGATATCCGCATCATAGCCGCCACCAACCGCGATCTGGGCGAAATGGTCGAACAGGGCATCTTCCGCGAAGACCTGTTTTACCGTCTCAATGTCTTTCCCATTACCATTCCCCCTTTACGCGACCGTGGCAGCGACATCATTGCCCTGACGGATCATTTCGTCGCCCATTTTGCCGAATTGTCCGATAAAAGTGTCAAGCGCGTATCGACACCGGCCCTGAACATGCTGATGGGCTACCACTGGCCGGGTAATGTCCGTGAGTTGGAGAACGTCATTGAGCGAGCGGTGATCCTCAGTGAAGACGAGGTGATTCACGGTTACAACCTGCCGCCGTCGCTGCAGACCTCCATCTTAACCGGTACCGTTGCCAAAGGCGGTCTGGATGCCAAACTGGCTTCCGTCGAGTACGAAATGCTTGTCGACGCGTTAAAAGGGCACAACGGCAACATGACGGCCGCGGCCCGTGAGCTGGGCATTACCCGGCGTATCTTGGGGCTGCGGATGAAATTGTATCATCTGGATTACAAAAACTACCGCTAGGGGGCGTGAGCGGTGAATTACAGTTCATTCAACCTGTGCAACCTGCCGCCATGGGTGATCGCTTCGCATCATTTCAATGACAATCCGCAACCGATCGAATTGCAGGGGGTGAAAGAGGGGACCCGGGTTCTGTTTGAAAAACTGGCCGGGCTCGCTGACCACCATGAACGCGGTCGGGTGTTCAATGATTTCATGTCGGTGAAGTTTCACCTCCACCACTGGCATGAACAGGAGACCGCCGCCGCCCGCACCAGTATCCGTAACAGTTATCTGCGCTTTTTGCGTGGCTGGATGATCGATTCCAATTCGGTGGCCGGGGCGGTGCTCAAACACTGGGTGGAGAGCCGTTTCGGCATTCGCCCGACCTTCCACAAGAGCCGTATCGACGATATCAGCAGTCCGGCCTATTTTGATTATTCACGCGATGTTCTGACCGGCAGCGCCCAGACCAGCGCCATTCAGACACAGCTTGATCTGCTCTACGGCTACAGCCAGTTTGAACTGGCGTTGCGCCACCCTGATCAGCCCTGTCTAACCCTGTATCGCGGCACCCACGACGCCGAAGAATATGACATCCTTGACAGAGCAGGCAAGCGGGAGATGATTGTGCGGCTGAATAATCTGGTCTCGTTCACCAGTGAAGAGGAGCGGGCCTGGGAATTCGGACGTACCGTGTGGCAGACCACCATTCCGTTGGCAAAAATCTTTTTTTTCAGTGGTCTGTTGCCGGGCAGTATCCTGCACGGCGAGGAGGAATTTCTCGTCATCGGCGGGGAATTCCGCGTCAAACGGCTGTTGTACTGAGTCGTGGTGGTGTCTTGTGTTGCCTAGCAGGCTGTTGAAAAACAGCCTGTAGAGCAAGACGGAAATCACATTTACGGCTTGCGTCGTTGGGAAATCCCCGGACGAGACTTTTTCAACATCCTGCCAGTACCTGAGCATATTTGAACTTGTCGTTTGTAGGAGCGGCTTCAGCCGCGAAGATCCAAGCTTTGAAAAACAACAATTCAAAACATTCGCGAATAAATTCGCTCCTACAGGGACTCACTCCGATGACAAGATTGAGTGTGTTCGTAGTACGTCAGCATCATTGAAATTGTCTGTTGTAGGAGCGGCTTCAGCCGCGAATTCCCCTCATGATAAGGATCAATAGCCAGAACAATTAGCGAATAAATTCGCTCCTACAGAGGCTCTTTCCGATGACAAAATTGAGGGTGTTCACGTACCGCGCTCTGTCAATGCTAAAAATTCGAGTGAATGGCACGATGCGAAGTCAGACCCGAAGATTTCGTGTTGTCAGAGGACTAGACCCGTTCCATGGTTTGTGGCCCTTTGCCGCAGATCGGGCAGTCAATGGGTTCATGTCCTTTATACAGATAACCACACACCTGGCAGACATAGTAATCCGCCGGCGTTTCTCGTCCCAGTTCATCGACTGCTGCTTCAAACAGATGGATGTTTTTTCGCTTGGCGGAGCGGGCGAGCATGAAGGTGCGCAGCACTTCCGGCATTTGTTCTTTTTTGGCGGTCTCGATAAACTGCGGATAGAGTTCATCGGCTTCGACAATTTCGTGCGCAATCGCCCGTTGCAGATTGTCGCTTGATGACGTGATGCCGTTCAGTGCCGACAGATAGGATTCGGCGTAAACTTTACGGGCCTTGGATGCCGCAAAAAACAAGCGTGACAGTGACGATAGTCCTTCTTCAGCCGCCTGCTCGGCGTAGGCGAGTAATTCCACATAAGCCCGGCAATCCCGGGTCAGACCCGTGATCAGATTGTTTTCAGTTTTCATGAGCACCCTCCTGTCGTTTGTCTGTTGATGTGTGAAGCGCCTGTTAACCCTCTGCTGCCGGCTCAGGAAAACGCCTGATCCATTGCAGGGCCTCTTCGATCAATCGTTCAGCCTCCTGATTGAGCGCTTCACAGGAGACAAATCCAAAGCGGTTCACATGTCTCAGGTAGCTGTTTACCACCACAAGCCGACCGCTTGTAACCAGAGCCCGGCCGAAGTTTTCCTGAGACATCATCACCATGGCGGCGGATGGGGCACCGCTACGGTGTTCCACCTCCAGGGCGATGGCCGCATAAAACCATTGAACCCGTGACACTGCTTCGGCGGATGCGTGGCAGGAATCCGTGACACCGGGAAGCCGCACCAGCAAATAATCGGTCAACAGCTCCCCATCCGTCAGCTGGTCGAGAAGCTGATTGGTTGGCTGCTGGGCGCGGATCACAGTAGCCAGGGCTCTGATGAAGCCATTCTTGGCGTCGGAATGGAATGCCGTTGAGCTGTCCGTCGTCACTTCCTTCCGGTTCATCAGACTTTGGCCTCCGATTTCGATCCCTCCTGATGGTTGAGCGCGCGTTGCAGCCATAATGGTGGATGACTTTGCATCATCTCCTGGGTCCGCTCAATCAGGGTGTCAATGGGTTCCGGGGCGGATATTTTGATGGCGAACACTTTGTGATTCACCATGTGAAACGCCGCCAGACCACTGAGCTGGCCAAAGGTAAACAGAATGGAACTGCCGTCGGTGACGGCACAGCGTTCCTGCAGTTGCTGGTCGGCCGGACTGTCCGTGTCGAACTGGGCCGCATGGAGAAACTCGGCGGATTTGGCGCTGACGTCGTAGACCGCCAGATAGGTGGCCGTGTCGAATTTGGCGTTGACCGTGACCAGATCGTTGGTCGGAAAGACAATGGAAACGTGATTTAATTTCATAAATGAACTCCTACTCCGGTTTTCGTCAAACCGGTTGTTGGGATGATGGATTTTTCTTTCTATTCAGGCGTTTCAGCCAGGGGGACCGATTGGTGCGAAGCATGGTCTGAAGTTTTTCGACCAGCTCAAAAATGGGGATTTCATGACTGGTGCACAACGGATGAATGCCCCGATTGACCAGCCGGGCCATGGTGTTTTCGCCGATGTCCATGGCGCACACCAGATCGCAGTGGGCGATGGCGCTGAGGCGGGCGATGGTGTTCTGTTCCTCGGAGGTGTGATTGACCAACGCATCCACGCAAGGGCAACGCTGGATGCCGTCAAGGGTGATATCCCAGATCTGAAACTGGCAACTTTGGTCGAAGCCGATATCGACATTGCGACCATTACTGGAGGAGAAAGCGACTCTCATGCCATGGGCCCCCCGTTGGATGTGGTTTTATGGCCGAATTTGAGCAGCCACTGGGCGGAGGCCTGGTCTGGATCGATCTCCTGCTCGCGCCAACGCGGCAGTTCCGCCAGCGGCAGCCCTTTGTCCTGCAGAGCTTCGATGGGGATGATGTGCAATTGATCCTCGACAAGGATGAAAAAATCGATGGGATAGCGCAGCGGATTACAGTAACTGTCGGCCAGCTCGAAGACGAGCCGCTCGCCCTGGATCACATATTTGGGGCTGCCGCAGTCAAAACGCACATGGCGATTGAATTGATAGCGGTTGTGAAAGCGCATCAGATCGGCATCTTCATCGTGGAATTTTTTGACTTCCGTGGCCAGATCGACATAGTACTGGGACAGCAGCGCTTCGCGGTAGGCCTCGCCGTAGGGTAGCCGCAGCAGGTTGAAATAGCAGGTGACAAAGTCCTGCGCCAGAGTCAGGCCCGCTTTGGTGAGGATGAGATTAAACGCCGTCCCCCGAGTGACACAGGCGGCGCGTAGATAGCCACGTGATGGCTCGATCACCCCGTCGGGATGCAGCAGAGCCATACGGTAAATGCGCAGTAAACGATAGATCTGCCCCACCAGTTTGTCGACGCGGCTGGCGCGTGGCAGCTCCAGATAGCGTTGGCGATAGCTCATTCCTTCCAGATTGGGATTGCGCGATTCAAAATAGTTGTCCAGCAGGGTAAATGCCGCCAGTGCTTTCATGAGGTCTTTCTGAGGTAAATCGCTTGGGCTGCCCTGGTCATCGGCGAGGATCCGGTAGCCGGAACTGTTGCTGTACAGCTTGAGGTCGCGGTGCTCGGGCAGGTTGCCGACCGTGCCTGTCCGGGTCAGATATTCCGTGACGGTATCGACAAAGCGTTTCATGAGGCCCACCTTTCCTTATCGTTGTTGACGGGGCGACGCGTTTCATCGTAATGATCCCAGCGGATCTCCTTGGAACGGAAGGCGCTTTCCCAGTCATTGCCGATCCTTTCCAGTACGTTGAGCATACCGTCATAACCGAAATAGGGGCGATCAACATAGACATCCCGATTGGTGGGAGACAGCACGTCAAACGCCAGTTGAATCTCCAGCTCCTCCGCCAGATAGGTTTCCCAAGCGGAACCGAGCACCGCATCGACCTTGTGCTCGCTCAGCGCTTTTTTAATCTGGTAGCCATCGACGTTGAAGGCAACTTTAGGCGCAATGCCCATGCTGTCCAATTCTTGCTGAAGCAGGGAGCGGGCCTTAGGACTGTCGGAACGAAACAGCAGCAGTTCCGGAATCATTTCCAGCTCCTCAAACAACAGACGCACCAGGCCGATACCGATGGTGGCATCGGCGCAGATCGCGACCCGGCAGTTGCGGTAGCGCGGGATAATCATCAAGGCGCGGCGGCGCAACACATCCACCACCATGGCTTCTCCTTCAGCGATCATTTTTTCCGCAATTTCCTGCGCGTCAAAATGCTCACCCAGCGCTCGCAGCCAACGGGCGGTGTTTTTCAGACCGATGGGCAACGGCAAATCGGCGAGAAGCTGGGGCGTCTCATGCCTTTCGGCCATCTGCGCCATAAACGGGGTGCCGACATCGTGGCTTAACAGAAGATTGGCCGATGCCGTCGACGCGTGACGCAGCTGGTGCATGGTGGTGTGGCGGGGCAGGGTCGCCTGCACGGTTGCACCCATGGCGTTGAGCATGCGCTCAACCCAGTGCATGTCGCTCCACCAGGTTGGATTGAGGCTGGCCTGCGGGGCGACCAGGTTCACGCTACGTGGAATTTTTGTGACCTCATCGGGCTGTTTGATGAAAGGGAGTAAGGTTTTGAGGCCCAGATCCATTCCATCGTAGCTGTTCCCCCGGAAGCCCCCGGCCATAATCGGGATCAGCCGCGCATTGGTCTTCGCTTGCATGGTGCGGCAGATTCCGTCAATGTCTTCGCCGATGATGTCAGCGGAGCAGGTGCCGACGACAAACAGCACTTTGCTCTGGAAGGTGGCATCGGCTTCGGCGATCAGATCCTTGAGCTTTTGTCCGGCACCGAGGATGATGTCGGTTTCAAACAGACGGGTACAGGCCACTTTGCGCTGGGTGAAATCAATTTCGTGATTGTCGTATCCCAGGGCCACGGTGGCGGCGCACCCCTGAGGCGAGTGAATGACGATGCTTGCGCCCTCGATGCCGGCGATAATAGTGGCAACCCCTTCCAGGGCGCAGCCGACAATGGGGTCGCGACTGTGGCTGCAATCATCGAATGTCAGCTGTTCAAGCATTTTCCCCTCCCTTTCATGGCGGAATACACGGTGCAATCGGGCACGTTCTGGGCGAGTTTCGGCGTCAGCGACTGGGCGGAAGCCAGCCCGGCGTTTTCTGGAAACACGATCCGTTTGGTCATCCAGCTACGCGGCCGGAAGGCGTAATCAAGAGAGGTCTTGATACATTGGGCCACCTTCAGGGCACCGCGGTAGCCGAAACGCGGGCGGTTGAGAATGGCGTTGAGATCGACCAGCGGAATGTTGGGATAACTCAGCGACGAACCGAAGTAGACGGTCTGCAGCGGGTCGAGTTCACCGAGAAAACGCAGCAGTTCCTCTTCGGTCTGTTTCATGGATTCGTACTTGCCCAGCGCCAGAGTGCCTTTGGTGATGAGGATTTCTGGGTCCATGCCGGTTTCCAGCAGATAGTCGATGCTGGTCTCCCTGGCTTCGGTGCTCCAGGGATGAAAATTGTAGATGATGGCGCGCATGCCGAAATCGTTTTGCAGCATATAGGCGATGGACAAGGACTTGATGGCATCGTGCCCTTCGATAATGGCGGTCTTGCCGACCAGATGGGCACGCGCCGTCTCGTATTCGTCATGGATCGCCTCGTACTCGCGTGCCATCAGGGCCTTGGCCTGTTCTTCCATGCCCAGATGTTTGGCCGCGCCCTCCAGCCATTTTTCGGTGGCGGCGATGCCGTAGGGCAGAATCGTCGAGTTGAGCGGCGTGCCGTGAGTGTCGCGCATGGCAATGCCGAGGGCATAACCGATATCCAGGCACAGGGTACAGTTAACCGCGACGCTGGGTGCGCGTTTGAGTTCCTCCAGCGAACAGTTGCCGGCGATGACAGCGTTCACTCTGGCGCCCATGGCTTCCACCAGACGCATCAGTTCCTTAACGTCGGTATCGACTTCGGTGCGTTCCGGACCCATCTTGGCGCCGACGATATTGACGCAATCGGCCAGTTCGGTTTGTCGTTGTGGAGTGGGCGGGTCCATCAGTTTGACCAGTTCACGAAACACCAGGTCAAAGCCACTGCGATATTCGCCGGCAAAGCCTTCGCAATGGATGGGCATGATGTGGGCGTTGATCTGTTTCTGCATCTGCTGGACCACGGCATCGACATTGTCGCCGATGATGCCGGTGGCACAACTGGTGGCGACAAAGATGACATCCGGTTGATATTTGGCATCCACTTCTTTCAGGGCACCTTTGAGTTCTTTTTCCCCGCCGTAAATAATCCTCGACTGATTGAGACTGGTGCTGAGCACCGGCTCGTAGGCACTGCCGCTGTTGCGGCTGTTGGTTAGCTTATAGGCCTGTTTGACACCGTAGGCACAGCCGCTGGGGCCGTGGGTCAGAATAATGGAATGGCGGATGCCGCTGAGGATCTTGGTCGCCGTCCAGAACTTGCACGGCCGGGTATGGCTGCCTTGCAGGTGGGTCGGGACTTTTCCCTCCTTGGCTTGCTGATAAAGATCGCTGAGCGATCCATGAAAGACGATGCTGTCGGCGATATCGCCGCATGTGGTGTCGGCCATGGTCAGACTCCTATAGTTCGGTCGCGACCGGGGACAACGTCGTTGTTGTCCCGGCCGGACGCACAAGGGGAGAGCAGCAGGACTCCCCGCCTGGATTGAAGGGCTGTCGGACAGCCCGCAAGATGAACGTCACCGGCCGGGCAGAGCGGCCGTTTGCGTTGATCACCAGGTGTTAAGGATCCATTCACGATCCTTGGTATATTCCATGTGGGTGAACAGAGCGTTGGCAATGGCCTCGCCCAGTTCCATGGCACCGCGATAGCCGATGGTGGGATGACGGTAAAGACCGGCACGGTCAAAGGTTGGGAAACCGACCCGCACCATGGGGATCTGGGCGTCGATGGCGACATAACGCCCTTTGGAATGGCCCATGATCAGATCGAGTTCGATCTCCTTGTCGCGGATGCGGCGTTCCAGTTCCCACAGGTCGGCATTGCAGACCACCTCCATGTCAAACTCCACTTTCTCCTGCAAGGCAAGGATACGCGGATCTTTTTCATAGTTGGGATTGTCGTCGCCGAGCAGCAGCAGCACCGGTTTCAGCTCCACCTCAAGGCAGAATTCGGCCAGACCGATGACAAGATCGGCATTGCCGAAAATGGCCACTTTTTTATCAGCCAAGAACATGTGCACCAGATCGGCCAGAGCGTCGATGGCGATGCCGCGCTCTTTGATCAGGGATTCGGGAATCTCCTTGCCGGTCATCTTGCTCAGGTTCTGCAACAGGGTGTCGGTGTTTTTAATGCCGATCGGTGTGGCGGTGGTCAGGGCGGGAACTTCGAAGTTTTTCTCCAGGTATTCCGCCGAACTGGCGCCTTCGTAACGACTCAGGGCAATGGAGCCTATGGCATTGGCCGAATCGACCAGATCCTCAACTGTGGTGCTGCCGGTGGTGAGAATCTCCTTGGATGGCAGGGTGGGGGAATCAAAGCTTTCAATATCCATGAGAATGGTGTTGTCGATCTCCATCTCCGCCAGATAATGCTTAAGTTCCGTAACATCGCCCGGATTGACCCAGCCGGTAAACACGTTGAGCTTGCCGTTGGGTTCCCCTTTTTTCGCCAGGGTTGAGATGAACGCCTGCATGGCGACATTGTAACCGCTGACATGGCTACCCTTGAAGCTCGGGCTGTGTACCGGTACGAGGTGGACTTCCCGGTCGGGGAATTCCTTTTTCAGCTCGCGCTGGACCTTTTTGATGGTGCCTTCGATGTCATCACCGATAACTTCGGTAGAGCAGGTGGTGATGATCGGAATCACCCGCAGGTCGGGATAACGGCGTACCATGGTCGGCACCCCTTCGACAATCCGGTTGGCACCGCCGAAGACCGCCGCGTCCTCATGCAGGGACGAGGAGGCGATATCGAAGTTTTCCTTAAAGTGCTGCGCAAACAGCAGGCGGACGAACATGCTGCAACCCTGACCGCCGTGGACCAGTGGAATGCAGTCCTTGACGCCGATGCCGACGAACTGGGCCCCGGTGGGCTGACAGTCGAACATCGGGTTGATGATGCCGGTCCGTTCTTTTTTTATAACTGAACAAGACATAAGTCAGTACCTTTCGTGTAATTTATGGATCTGTCGTGCCTTTTTGCCAAAAACATGGAGAGCTTAAGCCGGCACCTCAATAGTTCTGCATATTCAGTTCCCCGTTGTGGGACCCTTCGATGGCGATGAAGCGCAACCGCTCCTTGACCCCTTCTAGAAGACTCTTGATTTCGCTGCTGTCCGCTTCGCGAATCCATGGGAACTCGGTGCGAAAGTCGGCCACAAGAATTCGGGCATCCGCATAAAAACAGCGGTCCGTATTGGTTTCAAGGCTGGGTTCCTCCCCGGCGAAAATCTGGCCGGCTTTGGTCAGGATGCCTTCAATGTTCTCTTCGCGGTCCCAACTGCGGGAGAAGAACTGCCACAGGCAGCGTTGCTGGATATAGCCGACAAGTTGTTCGATTTTTTCGTTCATTGTTCGACCCCCTCACGGATATCCTCCCCGGCGAACTTCCACAGCGGAGAGCTAACGGCGTTGTACATGTCCCTGGCCAGGTTGACGAAACCCTCAAAGCCCATATACGGACCGTTGTGGTAGGCATGGCCGTTGATGTAGGGCAGATGGAGTTTTTTCACCAATTCACCGACGCGCGGGCCGGTAAAGATGACGTCCGGCTTGACCATGTCGATCACCTCGAAAAATTCCAGTTCGTTGGCATCATCAATGTAGATGGTGCCTTCGCGGCCGCGGGCGATAACCTTTTCAAAGTCCTCCTGATGGCCGAATTTGGACGACATGGCCACGACCTGGACGCCAAGATCGTCCTCTACAGCGCGAGTCCAGTGCCACAGCCGCGGCCCGCCGGTCCAGATGGCCATTTTCTTGCCTTTGAGCCGTTCCTTGTACCAGTCGAGCTGCGGTTTCCATTTGGCGTATTCCTCGGCGATCAGCTCTTCCGCCTTGTCTTCAATGCCGAAGAAGGCACCGACTTTTCTCAACCCTTCGGCCATGTAGTTGAAACCCCAGGAGTCGATGTCGAGCCGCGGAATGTTGTAGCGTTTTTTCAGTTCGTTGGCGATGTAGCCGGCGGAGCGGGCGCAGTTGACGATGTTGACCTGGGCTTGATGCATGGAGCGCAGGTCATCGTAGTTGGCGTTGCCGGTAAAGTGGCCGATCACCTGAATTCCCAACTTATCCCAGTATTGCTGCAACACCAGAGTGTCGTTCTGGATGTTGTAATCACCGATGAAGTTCATGGTGTAGGGTTTGGTGATCTCTTTGTCCAAAGTGCCGACTTTTTCATTGATCCAGCCAATATTGAGCACGTGGTGTCCCTTGGATTGGCTGACACCGGCGAAGCCGGGACACTCAACAACGAAAATATCGGTATCGGGGCGCTCCTTCATCACCTGTTTGGCAATGGCTTTAGGATCGTCACCGATCAGTGCGGTGGCACAGGTGGTGTAGACGAACATGCGGTTGATTCCCGGCATGGCGTCAAACGCTTCCAGCATGCTCTGTTTGAGAACTTTCTCACCGCCGAAGACGATGTGTTTCTCTTTCATGTCGGTGGACCAGACATACTTCAGTTGGAAATTGTCATTGTCACTGGGGTAGCGTTTGGTGTGCCAGGTGTCGTAGGCACAGCCGAACGGACCGTGGATCATCTGAATGGTGTCTTTGAGCACGCCACCGATCACCAGTTTTGCGCCGCAATAGGCGCAGCCGCGTTCCGACAGGGTGCCGGGCAGCGTCGGCGCGTTGGAGACCGGCAGATACTGGGTGGTGTCTTCACCGGCCTCCTTGATGTAAACGTGCTTCTCGCGCTCGGGGATCACAGTGTCGCAATTAAGCAATTTCATGGGCATAGCTAGGTTCTCCTTTTCTGTTCACGTCGGTTGAGCGGATCGGATCAGTCAAACAGCCCGTATTTAGCCACCATGGTTTCCAGCTCACTCATCAGCAGCGGGGTGGGAACGACAAATTTTTCGTTTTCAATGATTTTTTGGGCCAATGTGGCGTACTCTTTGGCTTGGTTGCATTCGGGATCAAACTCAATGACGGATTGCTTGTTGAATTCGGCTTTCTGCACCATGTTGTCGCGCGGGACAAAGTGGATCATCTGGGTGCCGAGGGCTTCGGTGAACTCCATCATCAGCTCCAGTTCGCCGTCAACCTTACGGCTGTTGCAGATAATGCCGCCGAGGCGTACGCCGCTTTGATCGGCATATTTGAGCAGACCTTTGGCGATATTATTGGCGGCGTAAATGGCCATCATTTCGCCGGAGCAGACGATGTAGACCTCTTCGGCCTTACCGTCGCGGATCGGCATGGCGAACCCGCCGCAGACAACGTCACCGAGAACGTCGAAATAAACGAAGTCGAGATCATCGGTATAAGCGCCGAGGTCTTCCATCAGGTCGATGGCGGTGATAACCCCGCGACCGGCGCAACCGACACCCGGTTCCGGACCGCCTGACTCGACGCAGCGGATATCTCCAAAGCCGGTACGTACGACGGTATCGATGGTGATCTTGTCTTCCCCGAAATCGCGTAGCATGTCCATCAGGGTTTCCTGCGGCATGCCGCCGAGAATGAGACGGGTGGAATCCGCTTTGGGGTCGCAGCCGTGGATGAAAACTTTCTTGCCGTAAAAATGGGCCATGGCTGCGGCGGTATTTTGTTGAGTGGTTGATTTGCCGATGCCGCCCTTACCGTAAAAAGCGATTTTTCTGCTCATGATGTGTCTCCTTAAAAAGTTTATCTGTGAAAGAGAGTGTGTTTCTGGAACCGGTTCAAAACGTTTGGTTTCCGAAATAGCAGAGAGCATGCCAGCATGGATGACAATCGTGAGAGATGGAGCGTTTTTTGTTGCAGTAAATAAAATTATCCTTTTGCGATAAGTGGTTATGTTGTGTTGCGTCGTGTTGGCTCAACACGGAAACCGCTTGGACTGCGACCAGAGATCTGCCCCTGTACGTTCAACACCGAACGGTTTTGCGTGGGAATGTTCTTGAATGTACGCTATGGTTCCGATTCGAATAGGCGGTTTGAAAAACAGGGGGAAGAAGTCATGAGGACGCAGAGTCGGAAAGACAACCTTGATGGTGTCGTCATTGATGGCAGCTTATGGTTTTGTAAAGAGGACAGCCCGTTTGTCGGCATGGACAGGATCCGTCTTCTGGAAAAAATCGATGAGCTGGGTTCCATCAATAAGGCGGCCAAAGTTCTTGGAATTAGTTACCGGACGGCCTGGGATGCGGTTAACCTGATCAACAATCTTGCCGAAGATCCAGTGGTTGAAAAATTGAGTGGCGGCAAGGGTGGTGGTGGAACCCATCTGACCGAGTCGGGGCGAGACATTGTCCGCAAATATATACTGTTTCAAGAGGCGCACCAGGACTTCTTGGCCGATCTGAAAGAGCAGCTGGGTGATTTGAGCGGTCTGCATAACTTTCTTGACCGCGTGACGATGAGGGTCAGTGCCCGTAATGTGTTTTACGGCACGATCAGCAAGATTATCCATGGTACGGTTCATGTTGAAGTGAGAATCGCTCTTAAGGAAGGTGCCTCAATCAAGGCGATTATCACCGAGAGTGCCGCTGATTCTTTGGCCTTACGGGAGGGAAAACCCGTCTATGCCCTTGTGCAGGCCGGATCCGTCGTTGTTGCTGATGCTATCTCGAATTTTAAAGTGAGTGCCGGTAATTTTTTTGACGGAACCGTCAGCAGATTACTCCATGGGCCGGTCAATAGTGAAGTGGATATTGAACTCCCCGGTGGGGAGACGGTCAGCGCGGTAATTACTCTTGAGAGTGCCCACCAGATGGCGTTGCAGCCAGGCTGCCGGGCCTGCGTGTTTTTCAAAGCGTCCCACGTCATTCTCGGCGTCCGTTGATGTCATGCTCTAACCTTTCTCACCATGTTTCCGCGTTATGTTCCGCTGCTTTCAATGATTGCGACGCTGACGGTTCTTCCGGCGACCAGCTTAACTGCTTGTGGAACGCTGTCGAGATGGATGCGCACTGGAATGCGTTGTGCCAGCCGG encodes the following:
- a CDS encoding nitrogenase component 1; the protein is MSCSVIKKERTGIINPMFDCQPTGAQFVGIGVKDCIPLVHGGQGCSMFVRLLFAQHFKENFDIASSSLHEDAAVFGGANRIVEGVPTMVRRYPDLRVIPIITTCSTEVIGDDIEGTIKKVQRELKKEFPDREVHLVPVHSPSFKGSHVSGYNVAMQAFISTLAKKGEPNGKLNVFTGWVNPGDVTELKHYLAEMEIDNTILMDIESFDSPTLPSKEILTTGSTTVEDLVDSANAIGSIALSRYEGASSAEYLEKNFEVPALTTATPIGIKNTDTLLQNLSKMTGKEIPESLIKERGIAIDALADLVHMFLADKKVAIFGNADLVIGLAEFCLEVELKPVLLLLGDDNPNYEKDPRILALQEKVEFDMEVVCNADLWELERRIRDKEIELDLIMGHSKGRYVAIDAQIPMVRVGFPTFDRAGLYRHPTIGYRGAMELGEAIANALFTHMEYTKDREWILNTW
- the vnfG gene encoding V-containing nitrogenase subunit delta, translating into MNEKIEQLVGYIQQRCLWQFFSRSWDREENIEGILTKAGQIFAGEEPSLETNTDRCFYADARILVADFRTEFPWIREADSSEIKSLLEGVKERLRFIAIEGSHNGELNMQNY
- the vnfD gene encoding nitrogenase vanadium-iron protein, alpha chain; translation: MPMKLLNCDTVIPEREKHVYIKEAGEDTTQYLPVSNAPTLPGTLSERGCAYCGAKLVIGGVLKDTIQMIHGPFGCAYDTWHTKRYPSDNDNFQLKYVWSTDMKEKHIVFGGEKVLKQSMLEAFDAMPGINRMFVYTTCATALIGDDPKAIAKQVMKERPDTDIFVVECPGFAGVSQSKGHHVLNIGWINEKVGTLDKEITKPYTMNFIGDYNIQNDTLVLQQYWDKLGIQVIGHFTGNANYDDLRSMHQAQVNIVNCARSAGYIANELKKRYNIPRLDIDSWGFNYMAEGLRKVGAFFGIEDKAEELIAEEYAKWKPQLDWYKERLKGKKMAIWTGGPRLWHWTRAVEDDLGVQVVAMSSKFGHQEDFEKVIARGREGTIYIDDANELEFFEVIDMVKPDVIFTGPRVGELVKKLHLPYINGHAYHNGPYMGFEGFVNLARDMYNAVSSPLWKFAGEDIREGVEQ
- the nifH gene encoding nitrogenase iron protein, whose translation is MSRKIAFYGKGGIGKSTTQQNTAAAMAHFYGKKVFIHGCDPKADSTRLILGGMPQETLMDMLRDFGEDKITIDTVVRTGFGDIRCVESGGPEPGVGCAGRGVITAIDLMEDLGAYTDDLDFVYFDVLGDVVCGGFAMPIRDGKAEEVYIVCSGEMMAIYAANNIAKGLLKYADQSGVRLGGIICNSRKVDGELELMMEFTEALGTQMIHFVPRDNMVQKAEFNKQSVIEFDPECNQAKEYATLAQKIIENEKFVVPTPLLMSELETMVAKYGLFD
- a CDS encoding TOBE domain-containing protein, with the translated sequence MRTQSRKDNLDGVVIDGSLWFCKEDSPFVGMDRIRLLEKIDELGSINKAAKVLGISYRTAWDAVNLINNLAEDPVVEKLSGGKGGGGTHLTESGRDIVRKYILFQEAHQDFLADLKEQLGDLSGLHNFLDRVTMRVSARNVFYGTISKIIHGTVHVEVRIALKEGASIKAIITESAADSLALREGKPVYALVQAGSVVVADAISNFKVSAGNFFDGTVSRLLHGPVNSEVDIELPGGETVSAVITLESAHQMALQPGCRACVFFKASHVILGVR